The following are from one region of the Thermodesulfobacteriota bacterium genome:
- the sppA gene encoding signal peptide peptidase SppA, which yields IDNGPYMTDIAQDNALIDGVCYETQLEENISILLQADLSLVKAGNLVRKLNILNKLRSLIGKFGSNYPVIAVVSDSGMITLGESKGSGPVKSMGSESLNKLLDKVSSDRKVRALVLRVLSPGGSAVASDLICKKLEEISQTRPVVISMSDVAASGGYLLSLGADKIVADSMTITGSIGVVSGKFNLGGLYNKLGITKDYVVKAKNALMFTSSKDFSEDEEAKLLEIMEFYYTKFVGRVSDSRKMGFEQAESFSKGRVWTGNQAKENGLVDELGTIQTAINIAKEKAEISETSMPVVKFYCEPRGVSIASLVKDSSVLGSLNNIFAALNSLTKEKVLTIMPYDIDIR from the coding sequence TGATCGACAACGGTCCATATATGACCGATATTGCTCAGGACAACGCTCTAATTGATGGGGTTTGTTATGAAACTCAGCTTGAAGAAAACATATCAATTCTCCTACAAGCAGACTTGTCTCTTGTTAAGGCTGGCAATCTTGTCAGAAAACTAAATATATTAAACAAACTCCGCTCTTTGATTGGAAAGTTCGGCTCAAATTATCCTGTTATTGCAGTTGTTTCAGATTCCGGAATGATAACTCTTGGAGAGAGCAAGGGAAGCGGCCCTGTAAAGAGCATGGGGTCTGAATCACTCAACAAACTCCTTGATAAAGTCTCATCTGACAGAAAAGTTAGAGCACTTGTCCTTAGGGTTTTGAGCCCAGGCGGCTCTGCTGTTGCATCAGATCTTATATGCAAAAAGTTAGAAGAAATATCACAAACAAGGCCCGTTGTTATATCAATGTCTGATGTTGCTGCATCCGGAGGATATCTTCTCTCACTTGGGGCTGATAAAATAGTGGCAGACTCAATGACCATAACAGGCTCTATTGGTGTTGTTTCAGGAAAATTTAACCTAGGCGGTCTTTATAACAAACTCGGTATCACAAAAGACTATGTGGTTAAAGCTAAAAATGCCCTTATGTTTACTTCTAGCAAGGACTTCTCAGAGGATGAAGAAGCAAAACTTCTCGAGATAATGGAGTTTTACTACACTAAATTTGTTGGCAGAGTTTCAGATTCAAGAAAAATGGGTTTTGAGCAAGCTGAAAGCTTTTCAAAGGGCAGGGTTTGGACTGGTAATCAAGCCAAAGAAAATGGCCTTGTTGATGAGCTGGGCACTATTCAAACAGCAATCAATATCGCAAAAGAGAAAGCGGAAATTTCAGAAACATCTATGCCGGTGGTCAAATTTTACTGCGAACCAAGGGGAGTCTCGATTGCCTCTTTAGTTAAAGATTCTTCAGTGTTAGGAAGCTTAAATAACATATTTGCAGCTCTGAATTCACTTACTAAAGAGAAAGTACTCACGATAATGCCATATGACATAGATATTAGATAG
- a CDS encoding metal-dependent hydrolase, giving the protein MSLYKSHVAGGIFAFIIYLAVLIIFFAFKPSYEVLIWFGLCILGAIWPDIDTNSHAQKLFYGFFIALDAVLLLSGRFKEAALLGFFALLPIIGKHRGWTHSISAAFLIPSPLVILPVVKPELGVGGLEYYVPVVIGYLSHLILDRQFKLY; this is encoded by the coding sequence ATGAGTCTTTATAAAAGCCACGTTGCTGGCGGCATCTTTGCATTTATAATCTATCTTGCAGTTCTTATAATATTTTTTGCCTTTAAGCCAAGCTACGAGGTCCTTATATGGTTTGGTCTGTGCATTTTAGGAGCCATTTGGCCCGATATAGATACAAACTCTCATGCACAAAAATTATTCTACGGATTTTTCATTGCACTTGATGCAGTGCTGCTGCTCTCCGGGCGATTCAAAGAAGCTGCGCTCTTAGGGTTTTTCGCTCTTCTTCCTATAATCGGAAAACACAGGGGGTGGACGCATTCAATATCGGCGGCGTTTTTGATCCCCTCTCCCCTTGTTATACTTCCAGTGGTCAAGCCTGAACTTGGAGTTGGAGGGCTTGAGTACTATGTTCCAGTTGTTATCGGATATTTAAGCCATCTAATATTAGACCGGCAATTTAAACTTTACTGA